The following coding sequences lie in one Steroidobacter denitrificans genomic window:
- a CDS encoding XrtA system polysaccharide chain length determinant, which produces MSPIIEQTLDEVRGAWRFRWLALGVAWAVCLLGWVAVFAMPDMYQASARVFVDTRTALRPLLQGLAVESDVDSQLNMVRQAMLGRPQLERVARETDLDSTAITPQQRAALIDRLRSRIVIQGGAQGRDASGGLFVISYQDHSRDKSLQVVDKLLNTFVEDTLGGKREGSETAQRFLREQIGDYERRLSEAETRLADFKKRNVGLMPGEQGDYFSRLQNEMDAVRKAQTALGVAISRRDELQRQLSGESPFVASVAAPAAAARGPSGGDTASRIQETQARLEDLLLRFTDKHPDVLATRETLEQLKERHREEIAALQRGDSSVAASAGAAANPVYQSIHLSLNQTEVEIAALRGELADSQRKVARLRQMVDTVPEVEAEFARLNRDYDVTRAQYTALVDRLEKAKLSEQAEETGVVRFEVIDPPAAGFNPAAPNRPRLLAMVLVAALGAGGGLAYLLHQMRPVFTNVRVLNEVTGLPVLGAVSMTWLDRQKSQDRRRELAFGGAAVMLLVMFAGVLLFQSTGARLMQRLIG; this is translated from the coding sequence ATGAGCCCGATCATCGAACAAACCCTGGACGAGGTCCGCGGAGCCTGGCGGTTTCGTTGGCTGGCCCTGGGCGTGGCGTGGGCCGTCTGCCTGCTGGGCTGGGTGGCGGTGTTTGCCATGCCCGACATGTATCAGGCCAGCGCCCGGGTATTCGTCGATACGCGCACTGCGCTGCGTCCGCTGTTGCAGGGGCTGGCCGTGGAGAGCGATGTGGACTCCCAGCTCAACATGGTGCGTCAGGCCATGCTGGGCCGTCCGCAGCTCGAGCGCGTCGCCCGTGAGACGGATCTGGATTCCACTGCGATCACGCCCCAGCAGCGCGCCGCCCTGATCGACAGGCTGCGCAGTCGAATCGTGATCCAGGGGGGTGCGCAGGGGCGCGATGCCAGCGGCGGCTTGTTCGTGATCTCCTACCAGGACCATAGCCGCGACAAGAGTCTGCAGGTGGTGGACAAGCTGCTGAACACCTTCGTGGAAGACACGCTCGGCGGCAAGCGCGAGGGCTCGGAGACGGCGCAGCGCTTCCTGCGCGAGCAGATCGGCGATTATGAACGACGGCTGTCGGAGGCTGAGACACGACTGGCGGATTTCAAGAAGCGCAATGTCGGTCTGATGCCGGGCGAACAGGGCGATTACTTTTCACGGCTGCAGAACGAAATGGATGCGGTGCGCAAGGCGCAGACGGCTCTCGGTGTTGCGATCAGCCGGCGTGACGAATTGCAGCGTCAACTCAGCGGTGAATCTCCGTTCGTCGCCAGCGTCGCTGCTCCCGCCGCCGCTGCCCGGGGGCCCAGCGGCGGCGACACTGCCAGCCGTATTCAGGAGACGCAGGCCAGGTTGGAGGATCTGTTGCTGCGCTTTACCGATAAGCATCCCGACGTGCTGGCCACGCGGGAAACCTTGGAGCAGCTCAAGGAACGTCATCGCGAGGAGATCGCCGCCTTGCAGCGCGGCGATTCCAGTGTTGCCGCCTCGGCCGGCGCGGCCGCCAATCCGGTCTATCAAAGCATCCATCTGAGTCTGAACCAGACGGAAGTGGAGATCGCGGCGCTGCGTGGTGAGCTGGCCGATAGTCAGCGAAAAGTGGCGCGGCTGCGTCAGATGGTGGATACCGTGCCGGAAGTGGAGGCCGAGTTCGCGCGCCTGAATCGCGACTATGACGTGACGCGCGCGCAATACACTGCGCTGGTCGACCGGCTGGAGAAGGCCAAGCTGTCGGAGCAGGCCGAGGAGACCGGCGTGGTGCGCTTCGAGGTCATCGACCCGCCGGCCGCCGGGTTCAATCCCGCCGCACCGAACCGTCCGCGCCTGCTGGCCATGGTGCTGGTGGCCGCTCTGGGTGCCGGCGGCGGGCTGGCCTACCTGCTGCACCAGATGCGTCCGGTGTTCACCAATGTACGCGTGCTGAACGAGGTGACGGGCCTGCCGGTGCTCGGCGCGGTCAGTATGACCTGGCTGGATCGGCAGAAATCCCAGGATCGCAGGCGGGAACTCGCATTCGGAGGAGCGGCTGTGATGCTGCTGGTGATGTTCGCCGGCGTGCTGCTGTTCCAGAGCACGGGCGCCCGCCTGATGCAACGGCTGATCGGCTGA
- a CDS encoding XrtA/PEP-CTERM system exopolysaccharide export protein: protein MMANRCLFAARRACAGILFCLLAIAPAHSIAQKTSAGAAPGEAAPAEDNRYIIGPGDTLQVFIWRNPELSTTVPVRPDGKISTPLVEDMIAVGKTPSQLARDIEGVLGEYVRSPQVNIIVTQAVSTFSQVKVIGQVATPQSLPYREGMTVLDAVLAVGGLGPFAAGNRAKIVRMEAGGQQEIRVKLDDLVNRGAMKYNLALRPGDVLVVPESFF, encoded by the coding sequence ATGATGGCCAATCGTTGCCTGTTCGCTGCCCGGCGAGCCTGTGCGGGCATCCTGTTCTGTCTGCTGGCCATCGCGCCGGCACACAGCATTGCCCAGAAAACGTCCGCTGGCGCAGCGCCGGGTGAGGCTGCGCCGGCCGAGGACAATCGATACATCATCGGTCCGGGTGACACGCTCCAGGTATTCATCTGGCGCAATCCGGAATTGTCCACCACCGTGCCGGTGCGGCCCGATGGCAAGATCTCCACCCCGCTGGTGGAAGACATGATCGCCGTGGGCAAGACGCCCTCGCAACTGGCGCGCGACATCGAAGGAGTGCTGGGCGAGTATGTACGCTCCCCGCAGGTCAACATCATCGTGACCCAGGCGGTCAGCACGTTCAGCCAGGTCAAGGTCATCGGCCAGGTCGCCACGCCGCAATCCCTGCCTTATCGTGAAGGCATGACGGTGCTGGATGCCGTTCTGGCGGTGGGTGGGCTGGGACCCTTTGCCGCGGGCAATCGCGCCAAGATCGTGCGCATGGAGGCTGGCGGGCAGCAGGAGATCAGGGTCAAGCTCGATGATCTCGTGAACCGCGGTGCGATGAAGTACAACCTCGCCTTGCGGCCTGGGGATGTCCTGGTCGTGCCGGAATCGTTTTTCTAG
- a CDS encoding tetratricopeptide repeat protein, with the protein MKQDKMPGARRERCRFIAAALCTAALLLAGCELFLDANARLERAEQRIAQHDYAAAEIELRNALQSQADHAQARLLLARVLLRRGELIDARRELERAIQAGAPVAETVELTAKLRLASGQPRELLAQMDADELPLPAPLDLIYRGRALLDIQQPEQAQKTFEQALQTHPASVEAATGLAMARAAQGELAAALAQLERLVEKLDESQPRWAETRLIMAGLYVRRGDFEQAERVLETARPHAATQLDALQRASLLVSLTETRMARGNLEAARAAQRELQSVFPQAPVTRMLAARLAMAAQDYDAAVAELQRLVAAAPELAQARFLLGAALLAQGTLNQAELQLAQALQRTPENIEARKLLAQVRLRLRRPEAAMQVLLAAPGSLVAGGGGTAGRPLENFTALDEAGGGRDPQLDALLGIAQLQQGQTRAGIARLEQAVASRPRDRELKLELAAAYLRNGENRKALTLLEGVPQSPLDMPLERLRVTAIGMVQGTQVAQRRIEDLLAGHPGDAALLNFAAEFHGHQRQFDQARALLAAAAQIAPEDTATFINRARIEVAAGQPKAAAQWLEDLLGRHPDNMPVRLVLADLAVRNGETARAIELLEQARRLRVDAFAPRLRLARLYAQVHDPAKTDTVLKELAEAAREHAEIADAVGQILLEAGRHGEALARFRQATDLAARMESSNEDRARYWLDVARAQLAMGDAAAAREALNAALVLQPQWPPTVGMLAAIDLRQERPEVALSRASALRQALPRDPAAITLEGDVLMALGRHAQASAAYDAASARQLSAALALKSYRARQQGGLREPTEPLRTWLQYQPGDNTVRTVLAQAYLDMGLTERAIGEYEIVIRERPDDALALNNLAWLYQTQGDIRAEETARRAHVLAPQVAAVADTYGWILVRNQKPAAGLKVLESALQVARQAAGSEQAARADPAYRELEYHHAAALAASGSPRQARERLEAMLRVRADAAPFASQAQARELLDSLPQS; encoded by the coding sequence ATGAAGCAAGACAAGATGCCTGGAGCGAGGCGCGAACGTTGCAGATTCATCGCTGCCGCGCTGTGTACAGCGGCGCTGCTGCTGGCCGGCTGCGAGCTGTTCCTGGATGCGAACGCACGGCTGGAACGCGCCGAGCAGCGCATCGCGCAGCATGACTACGCGGCCGCGGAAATCGAGCTGCGCAATGCATTGCAGTCCCAGGCCGACCATGCGCAGGCCCGCTTGCTGCTTGCGCGTGTACTGTTGCGGCGGGGTGAGCTGATCGATGCCCGGCGCGAGCTGGAACGCGCCATCCAGGCGGGCGCGCCTGTTGCCGAGACGGTGGAGCTGACCGCGAAGCTTCGCCTGGCGAGCGGCCAGCCGCGCGAGCTGCTGGCGCAGATGGATGCAGACGAGCTGCCGCTGCCGGCGCCGCTGGATCTGATCTACCGAGGCCGCGCGCTGCTGGATATCCAACAGCCCGAGCAGGCGCAAAAGACTTTCGAACAGGCGCTGCAGACGCATCCGGCCTCGGTGGAGGCCGCTACTGGCCTGGCCATGGCGCGTGCCGCCCAGGGAGAGCTGGCAGCGGCCTTGGCCCAACTCGAGCGGCTGGTCGAGAAGCTGGATGAATCGCAGCCTCGGTGGGCGGAGACTCGACTGATCATGGCAGGCCTGTATGTGCGGCGCGGCGACTTCGAACAGGCCGAGCGGGTTCTGGAGACGGCTCGTCCTCATGCCGCCACGCAGCTGGATGCATTGCAACGGGCGAGCCTGCTGGTCAGCCTGACGGAAACGCGGATGGCCCGGGGCAATCTGGAGGCGGCGCGTGCGGCTCAGCGCGAACTACAGTCGGTATTTCCGCAGGCACCTGTGACGCGCATGCTCGCCGCGCGTCTGGCCATGGCCGCGCAGGACTATGACGCAGCGGTGGCCGAATTGCAGCGCCTGGTGGCCGCGGCGCCCGAACTAGCCCAGGCACGCTTCCTGCTGGGTGCGGCGTTGCTGGCTCAGGGCACTCTCAACCAGGCCGAGTTGCAGCTGGCGCAGGCGCTGCAGCGCACCCCCGAGAACATCGAGGCGCGCAAGCTGCTGGCCCAGGTGCGGCTGCGCCTGCGGCGGCCCGAGGCGGCCATGCAGGTACTGCTGGCGGCTCCGGGCAGCCTGGTCGCAGGGGGTGGGGGCACCGCGGGGCGGCCGCTGGAGAACTTCACGGCGTTGGATGAAGCGGGGGGCGGACGCGATCCCCAATTGGATGCACTGCTGGGCATCGCGCAATTGCAGCAGGGCCAGACCCGCGCGGGTATCGCCCGTCTCGAGCAGGCCGTGGCGAGCCGGCCGCGGGACCGCGAGCTCAAGCTCGAACTGGCAGCGGCTTATCTGCGCAACGGTGAAAATCGCAAGGCACTGACATTGCTGGAAGGTGTGCCGCAGTCGCCTCTGGATATGCCGCTGGAACGTTTGCGCGTCACCGCGATCGGCATGGTACAGGGCACGCAGGTTGCACAGCGCCGAATCGAAGACCTGCTGGCCGGCCATCCTGGAGACGCCGCGTTGCTGAATTTTGCAGCCGAATTCCATGGCCATCAGCGACAGTTCGATCAAGCCCGGGCCTTGCTGGCGGCGGCGGCGCAGATAGCACCCGAAGATACGGCCACCTTCATCAACCGGGCGCGTATCGAAGTGGCGGCAGGCCAGCCCAAAGCGGCCGCGCAATGGTTGGAAGATCTGCTGGGGCGCCATCCGGACAACATGCCGGTGCGCCTGGTGCTGGCGGACCTGGCAGTGCGCAACGGTGAGACGGCACGCGCCATCGAATTGCTGGAGCAGGCCCGCCGCCTGCGCGTGGATGCGTTCGCACCCAGATTGAGGCTGGCGCGCCTGTATGCACAGGTACACGATCCCGCCAAGACCGATACGGTGCTCAAGGAACTAGCCGAAGCCGCCCGCGAGCACGCCGAGATCGCCGACGCCGTCGGCCAAATTCTTTTGGAGGCCGGGCGCCATGGCGAGGCGTTGGCGCGTTTTCGGCAGGCGACCGACCTGGCGGCGCGGATGGAGAGCAGTAACGAGGATCGCGCCCGCTACTGGCTGGACGTGGCGCGCGCGCAGCTGGCGATGGGGGATGCCGCCGCTGCCCGCGAGGCGCTGAACGCAGCCCTGGTACTGCAACCGCAGTGGCCGCCTACGGTCGGCATGCTGGCGGCGATCGACCTGCGGCAGGAGCGGCCGGAGGTGGCCCTGTCGCGCGCCAGCGCGCTGCGACAGGCGCTGCCGCGCGATCCCGCGGCGATCACGCTCGAGGGCGACGTACTGATGGCGCTGGGGCGCCACGCCCAGGCCAGCGCCGCCTACGACGCCGCCTCGGCGCGACAGCTCTCCGCCGCCCTGGCGTTGAAGTCCTACCGCGCCAGGCAGCAGGGGGGGCTGCGCGAGCCGACCGAGCCGCTGCGCACCTGGCTGCAATATCAGCCGGGCGACAATACCGTGCGCACCGTGCTGGCGCAGGCGTATCTCGACATGGGACTGACCGAGCGCGCCATCGGCGAATATGAGATCGTCATCCGCGAACGTCCCGACGACGCGCTGGCGTTGAACAATCTGGCCTGGCTCTACCAGACGCAGGGTGATATCCGTGCCGAAGAAACGGCGCGCCGGGCGCATGTCCTGGCGCCGCAGGTTGCCGCGGTCGCCGATACCTACGGCTGGATCCTGGTGCGCAACCAGAAGCCGGCGGCAGGTTTGAAGGTGCTGGAATCCGCGCTCCAGGTTGCCCGTCAGGCCGCAGGAAGCGAGCAGGCCGCGCGCGCCGATCCTGCCTACCGGGAATTGGAGTATCACCATGCCGCGGCCCTGGCGGCGAGCGGCTCGCCACGTCAGGCGCGCGAGCGCCTGGAAGCGATGCTGCGGGTACGGGCGGATGCCGCACCCTTCGCCAGTCAGGCGCAGGCGCGCGAGTTGCTGGACAGCCTGCCGCAATCGTAG
- the xrt gene encoding exosortase, with amino-acid sequence MNVTVDEGVTAAEWPAGEGRVLAALAAVLALATMGLLWPTAQSLFEEWHDTDNLTYTHGSLVALVGLWLLWRRVEVLGAQPVRGEWRAGVLTALLSVAWLILYRAGVQLAHQMLLPLIGWCVIYTAMGRRVARAAAFPFAYLYLAIPLWSLGNGILQEITVHAVRILLAMTSIPALVVGNLVHIPAGSFEIAGGCSGLHFFIVALAIAALHGELQGATPKARGLLLILAAVLAMISNWLRVFTIIVAGYLTDMQHFLIQVDHYYFGWVLFAIVIALFLRLATRILDSRLNLVSGPNGQAGRPIHRRGDPDRISSGQRKVMPKFAHRDGLAAGCALALGALAAGPLLSVLTPVQREPSSALSVLQRLPVQAGVSAGFPAPADWPLKDWLPRYPGADHVAFHILNDVEAGVAGDGATGDATGDATGDATGGHPESPSEWVKVYEAIYVNQRQGKELIGYDNSILGSSALRILASTRRSELGVNELVLQGADGRQSLIWYYYEVGPRRLMRGPGAQLAYGVGSLWSPPVSRVIALGTVCGSSCRVDEQSVRDESLGRERLGRILTALRTAGQTGSRNVSADALATAAGRLK; translated from the coding sequence GCGTGACAGCGGCGGAGTGGCCGGCCGGCGAAGGCCGCGTGCTTGCCGCACTCGCTGCTGTACTTGCACTGGCCACGATGGGGCTGTTGTGGCCGACCGCCCAATCGCTGTTCGAGGAATGGCACGACACCGACAATCTGACCTATACCCACGGTTCGCTGGTGGCGCTGGTGGGTTTATGGCTGCTGTGGCGCCGCGTCGAGGTGCTGGGCGCCCAGCCTGTCCGGGGAGAGTGGCGGGCGGGTGTACTGACGGCGCTGCTGAGCGTGGCCTGGCTGATCCTGTATCGAGCAGGTGTGCAGCTGGCCCACCAGATGCTGCTGCCGCTCATCGGCTGGTGCGTGATATACACGGCGATGGGAAGACGTGTCGCGCGCGCCGCCGCCTTCCCCTTTGCCTATTTGTATCTGGCCATTCCATTGTGGAGCCTCGGCAACGGTATCTTGCAGGAGATTACGGTCCATGCCGTGCGGATACTGCTGGCCATGACCTCGATACCGGCGCTGGTGGTGGGCAACCTGGTCCACATCCCCGCCGGTTCCTTCGAGATCGCCGGCGGCTGCAGCGGGCTGCATTTTTTCATCGTCGCACTGGCGATCGCCGCCTTGCATGGCGAGTTGCAGGGCGCGACGCCCAAGGCTCGCGGGCTGCTGCTGATCCTGGCGGCCGTACTGGCCATGATCAGCAATTGGCTGCGGGTATTCACGATCATCGTGGCCGGCTATCTCACCGACATGCAGCATTTCCTGATCCAGGTCGATCATTACTACTTCGGTTGGGTGCTGTTTGCCATCGTGATCGCGCTGTTCCTGCGGCTGGCGACGCGAATACTGGATTCACGTCTGAATCTTGTGTCCGGACCGAATGGCCAGGCCGGCCGGCCGATCCATCGCCGAGGCGATCCTGATCGCATATCGAGCGGCCAGCGGAAGGTGATGCCGAAGTTCGCGCACCGCGACGGCCTGGCGGCCGGTTGTGCGCTGGCGCTGGGTGCGCTGGCTGCAGGTCCGTTGCTGTCCGTGCTCACACCCGTGCAGCGCGAGCCGTCGTCCGCGTTATCCGTATTGCAGAGGCTGCCGGTGCAGGCCGGCGTGTCGGCGGGGTTCCCAGCACCGGCAGACTGGCCACTGAAAGATTGGTTGCCGCGCTATCCCGGCGCGGATCACGTTGCCTTCCACATCCTGAATGATGTCGAGGCCGGCGTCGCAGGCGATGGTGCGACAGGCGATGCGACAGGTGATGCGACAGGTGATGCGACAGGCGGCCACCCCGAGAGCCCGTCCGAGTGGGTGAAAGTCTATGAGGCGATCTATGTCAACCAGCGTCAGGGCAAGGAACTGATCGGCTATGACAACTCGATCCTGGGATCTTCGGCCTTGCGTATCCTGGCGAGCACGCGGCGCAGCGAACTCGGGGTGAACGAGTTGGTGCTGCAGGGGGCGGATGGCCGCCAAAGCCTGATCTGGTACTACTACGAAGTCGGTCCCCGCCGATTGATGCGTGGTCCCGGTGCGCAGTTGGCCTATGGGGTAGGTTCGCTGTGGTCGCCGCCGGTCTCGAGGGTGATTGCCCTGGGCACGGTCTGCGGATCCTCGTGCCGGGTGGATGAGCAGTCGGTGCGCGATGAGTCCTTGGGACGCGAACGTCTGGGCCGCATCTTGACGGCGCTGCGAACCGCCGGACAGACCGGTAGCCGCAATGTCTCGGCCGATGCGCTTGCAACGGCAGCGGGTCGATTGAAGTGA